In candidate division KSB1 bacterium, one DNA window encodes the following:
- a CDS encoding HAMP domain-containing protein — MRSKFIILIGFLVICMETALFLIFARNGRRELTEGLSRTCQVALQQTGRRIRDELPVYYKNIGNPNARSAPLGAIREAVLEVCSQKITGLLYARVIDRYGVVIAHNIPSNLNARLGENEQRYFSSLQTQSLRREGDILEYIYPLYAKKTSGDSLYLGVLSMGFSAAAITAPIDRMVLIMAYATGALALVSIGFVFFIVHRMTRQISELETGVLRIREGNLEAEIPVLSQDELGKLAVEFNLMLKHLRENLVLQKFVSPATLKMIRERTAKGKTLEAEMKQVTLLFSDIRNFSNLTERLTPGEIVKLINIYLDLQAQLIVKHGGAVDKYMGDEVMALFEGERQVDRAVLCAVEIQRKLRELNHERAAQGLITLQVGIGLNTGSAVMGHMGSQDRMDYTVIGDVVNLASRLCAIARPGQIIAPHSIMNALEEEFPVFELKPVWVKGRSRPVATFEILYDHVYIS; from the coding sequence TTTTGCCCGAAACGGCCGTCGGGAACTCACCGAAGGTCTCTCGCGCACCTGCCAAGTCGCTTTGCAGCAAACCGGTCGACGCATTCGCGACGAACTGCCGGTTTACTACAAAAACATCGGTAATCCGAACGCCCGCAGCGCCCCTCTGGGAGCCATACGCGAGGCTGTTCTGGAAGTCTGCAGCCAAAAAATTACCGGCCTGCTTTATGCAAGGGTCATTGATCGCTACGGCGTCGTCATTGCACACAACATCCCAAGTAATTTGAACGCCCGTCTAGGCGAAAATGAACAGCGTTATTTTTCTTCGCTGCAAACGCAATCCCTGCGTCGGGAAGGCGATATTTTGGAGTATATCTATCCGCTCTATGCCAAAAAGACCAGCGGCGATTCTTTATATCTGGGCGTGCTGTCTATGGGGTTTTCTGCCGCTGCCATTACTGCGCCGATAGACAGAATGGTGCTGATTATGGCTTACGCCACCGGAGCCCTTGCTTTGGTCTCGATTGGTTTTGTTTTTTTTATCGTCCACAGAATGACGCGCCAAATTTCCGAGCTGGAGACCGGCGTCCTGCGTATCCGCGAGGGAAATTTGGAAGCGGAGATACCGGTGCTTTCGCAGGATGAACTGGGGAAATTGGCGGTCGAGTTCAATCTGATGCTCAAACACCTGCGCGAAAACCTGGTTCTGCAAAAGTTTGTCTCGCCTGCCACTTTGAAAATGATCCGCGAAAGAACAGCAAAAGGCAAAACACTCGAAGCGGAAATGAAGCAGGTAACTCTGCTCTTTTCGGATATTCGCAATTTTTCCAATCTTACCGAGCGACTCACGCCGGGTGAGATCGTCAAGTTGATCAACATCTATCTCGATCTTCAGGCGCAGCTGATCGTAAAGCACGGCGGCGCCGTCGACAAGTATATGGGCGACGAGGTCATGGCGCTCTTTGAAGGCGAACGTCAGGTCGATCGCGCCGTCCTTTGTGCGGTGGAGATTCAGAGAAAACTGCGCGAGCTGAACCATGAACGCGCCGCTCAAGGACTGATCACCCTTCAGGTAGGCATCGGCCTCAATACCGGCTCGGCGGTTATGGGCCACATGGGTTCTCAGGACCGCATGGACTATACGGTGATCGGCGACGTCGTTAATCTTGCATCAAGGCTCTGCGCCATCGCCAGGCCGGGGCAAATCATTGCTCCGCACAGCATCATGAATGCCTTGGAAGAAGAATTTCCTGTCTTCGAGCTCAAGCCGGTTTGGGTCAAAGGCCGCAGCCGACCGGTCGCGACTTTCGAGATCCTGTACGACCATGTTTATATCTCCTAA